Genomic DNA from Lactiplantibacillus paraplantarum:
TCAATGATAGCAATGGTCGACTTCCCTGGTTTAACGGGCCTGATCGTTAGTCAGAAGTTTCTAAGTCGGTACTGTGTTCACCTAGTATCTGTGAAACATTGATAGTTGGTAAAATTAATGCTGGATATTCATTAGACGCATTAGTTATCCCTGATACTAAGGCCCGAACATAGGGATAAAGGATTGCAACGGCGTTTTTATTGATCAAGGTGTCAATGCCTACTTGTGCTTGGTCGCGGTTTGCTTTGATTAAAGCAACGACCGCTTTGGTCTCTTCCTCTTGGGACATCAAACCAACTCACAATCGAATGTTTTTCACTGCGATAATTTGTTACCTACAGGAAACAAATTACCTAATGATTAGGAATTAACTAAAATTTTCAGTATAAAATATCCGGTGGCGGTCATCAAAATTCATTGACTCTTGGCACCGGATATTTATAAAAATTATGATTAATATCGTGCTTTCTTTAAACCAAGTATGTAACGGCAAATTTGATAGTTAAACGCTACTGAGACGCGTTATCCAGATTAGTTGTTAAAGTGACGGCTGAATCGACGGGTCATCAGGTGGACTCCGGCGATGATGAGTAAACCAAATCCAGTGATGAAACCCAGCCACCCAGTGGTCCGTTCATTGGTTTGAGGTAGCTCCGTCTGTAACGCCATGGCTTTGGCCGCTTTTTGCTGGGCGGTCTCATTTTTTATTGGTTGGGCCGTGTCGGTTACTGAGTCTACGGACTGATCAGTATCGTGAGCCGGTTGTTTTTGTTGTTCTTTAAGCGTCGGTTTGGACTCCGGTGCTGGTTGGGCAGCTGGCGTAGCGGCTGCAAGCAAGGTCGTCAGCGTTGTCAATCGTTGGCGTACGGCCGCTTGTTTGCGTTGGGTTGCGCTAAGCTGGTCCGTGAGGGTCGCAAGGTGTTCCCGCGCAGTGGTCACGGCTTCTTTTGCGGTGGTCATGGCCTTTTGATCTGCTTGAAGGTGCTGACGTTCTTGTTGAGCGTCCGCTAGTGATTGCTTGCAAACTTGAAGGTCTTGTGGGGCTTCGTCACGATGTTGAATAGCGTCTTGTCGGTCATTTAAAT
This window encodes:
- a CDS encoding protein-export chaperone SecB is translated as MSQEEETKAVVALIKANRDQAQVGIDTLINKNAVAILYPYVRALVSGITNASNEYPALILPTINVSQILGEHSTDLETSD